In one window of Bradyrhizobium sp. AZCC 1721 DNA:
- the sciP gene encoding CtrA inhibitor SciP, which produces MTEPHRPRVKYVIGPDGSPLTIADLPAPGTKRWVIRRKAEVVAAVRGGLLSLEEACSRYTLTVDEFLSWQFSIDQHGLAGLRTTRIQQYRQ; this is translated from the coding sequence ATGACAGAACCCCATCGCCCGAGGGTGAAATACGTCATCGGGCCTGACGGCAGTCCGTTAACAATTGCTGACCTGCCTGCGCCAGGCACCAAACGGTGGGTGATCCGCCGCAAAGCCGAAGTTGTCGCTGCGGTCCGTGGTGGCCTGCTCTCCCTCGAGGAGGCCTGCAGCCGCTATACGCTAACCGTCGACGAATTCCTGTCGTGGCAGTTTTCCATCGACCAGCATGGCCTGGCAGGCTTGCGGACCACCCGGATCCAGCAATATCGCCAGTAA